One stretch of Prunus persica cultivar Lovell chromosome G1, Prunus_persica_NCBIv2, whole genome shotgun sequence DNA includes these proteins:
- the LOC18789094 gene encoding uncharacterized protein LOC18789094 isoform X1, translating to MDLEPGSRNSKHSEIVVDGSGGSKHSETSKAPDASDRNSHSTIRPEADANEGDLRVPSRKLISLSSLSSVASDSSLEDLFQVDTNRISTSPHIASLPKHHDHSSLGPASTSRVSDVGHGMSPTESPTVQMMERSGGYDPCRIPSSVFARSKSNKEMEWSVASNESLFSIHLGNNSFSRDHIFLLGDLTKSGELYKSGELFGLSPHPPPIPELEIESNGIEEVRESGAEGMADETVKATARTNAEDHSEGRVPPRNVSFKSHSLSRRSDGSGASTRSFAFPMYVYINFLRLTDGMKNSMKVTQYTEEKCLEPPAAAKVSTKKVTKSKPTYWCRCFSWCKWGCSCHRHCSSPSCSCCGGCC from the exons ATGGACTTGGAACCTGGCAGCAGAAACAGTAAGCATTCAGAAATAGTTGTTGATGGAAGTGGAGGCAGTAAGCACTCAGAAACATCAAAGGCTCCTGATGCGAGTGATAGAAATAGCCATTCAACAATACGTCCAGAGGCTGATGCTAATGAAGGTGATCTGCGTGTCCCGTCCAGAAAGCTAATCTCTTTGTCCTCTTTGTCTTCAGTGGCATCAGACTCGTCATTGGAAGATCTCTTCCAAGTGGACACAAATAGAATTTCCACTTCACCACATATTGCTTCCCTCCCTAAACATCATGACCACAGCTCTCTGGGCCCCGCATCAACATCCCGAGTTTCGGATGTTGGGCATGGTATGTCACCGACAGAATCCCCCACAGTCCAAATGATGGAACGGAGTGGAGGATATGATCCTTGCAGGATCCCGTCTTCTGTGTTTGCAAGAAGTAAATCCAACAAAGAAATGGAATGGAGTGTTGCTTCCAATGAGTCATTGTTTAGCATTCATTTAGGCAACAATAGCTTTTCCAGAGACCATATATTTTTGCTGGGTGATTTGACTAAGTCTGGGGAACTATATAAATCAGGCGAGTTGTTTGGGCTCAGTCCACACCCTCCTCCAATTCCTGAGCTAGAAATTGAAAGCAATGGGATTGAAGAGGTGAGGGAATCTGGAGCTGAAGGAATGGCAGATGAGACCGTCAAGGCCACTGCAAGAACAAATGCCGAAGATCATAGTGAGGGAAGAGTACCACCTCGAAATGTATCCTTCAAATCCCATAGCCTCTCCCGCCGTTCCGATGGGAGTGGAGCTAGCACACGCTCTTTTGCCTTCCCAATGTACGTCTATATAAATTTTCTAAG ATTGACAGATGGGATGAAAAATTCTATGAAGGTTACACAGTATACCGAAGAGAAGTGTCTGGAGCCACCAGCAGCGGCCAAAGTATCGACTAAAAAAGTAAccaaatcaaaacccacctATTGGTGTCGTTGCTTTTCTTGGTGCAAGTGGGGTTGTTCTTGTCATCGTCACTGTTCTAGtccttcttgttcttgttgtggtggttgttgttga
- the LOC18793013 gene encoding mitochondrial carrier protein MTM1, with product MMDEWLKNQIFAIHALSGVGSVALGTALTYPLDTIKTLIQVGSGSNKQLTTAQVLKRVRYFSGNTGLYNGFLWLAVGRTFGVGARFGTYEILTAFYKDGREDNYVYVSEALLAGLVAGVAEALISSPFELIKLRAQVTSASRIPSSASLTEKGAVAPVIQRLLRGYIPDVKALNSSVGLLSTLTTKHPNMTSALQEYPWMMTGSGRPPSVFSVRKPSEVISLEGWGALWRGLRSGVVRDSVFGGIFFSTWQSLHQAMLDWKAVGMDPEPRLDDEIGPLSPWAVSLAAGVSGSVAAAASHCFDTAKSRSQCIVLPKFVSTERKLLKWGRPGNRFERLTGIHPADRNLLFRGLGLRMARSGIASFIMVGSYFLTVDRLA from the exons ATG ATGGATGAGTGGTTAAAGAACCAGATCTTTGCAATCCATGCACTTTCTGGTGTAGGGTCGGTGGCATTAGGCACAGCTCTTACTTACCCTCTTGATACTATCAAAACCCTTATTCAG GTTGGTTCAGGGTCTAATAAACAACTGACAACTGCTCAGGTTTTAAAGAGAGTTCGATACTTTTCAGGAAATACAG GTTTGTACAATGGTTTCCTATGGCTGGCAGTGGGAAGAACTTTTGGGGTTGGAGCTCGCTTTGGGACCTATGAAATTTTGACAGCCTTTTATAAAG ATGGTCGAGAAGATAACTATGTCTACGTCTCTGAGGCCCTCCTGGCAGGACTTGTTGCTGGTGTTGCAGAAGCACTAATAAGTTCTCCCTTTGAACTTATAAAACTTCGTGCCCAGGTGACCTCTGCTTCTCGCATTCCAAGCTCGGCCTCTCTCACAGAAAAGGGAGCTGTTGCACCTGTGATTCAGAGGTTATTGCGTGGATATATTCCGGACGTGAAGGCATTAAATTCTTCTGTTGGCCTTTTATCCACCCTAACAACCAAACATCCCAATATGACGAGTGCTTTACAAGAGTATCCATGGATGATGACGGGATCTGGGAGGCCACCATCCGTGTTCAGTGTTAGGAAACCATCTGAAGTCATCTCTTTAGAAGGATGGGGTGCATTATGGAGAGGCCTACGGTCAGGGGTTGTTCGGGATTCAGTTTTTGGTGGCATATTCTTCTCTACTTGGCAATCCCTGCACCAAGCAATGCTTGACTGGAAGGCAGTGGGGATGGATCCAGAACCTAG GTTGGATGATGAAATTGGTCCTCTGTCTCCTTGGGCTGTGAGTCTTGCTGCTGGAGTTTCTGGTTCAGTTGCTGCAGCTGCTTCTCATTGTTTTGACACTGCTAAGTCTCGATCACAATGTATTGTGCTGCCCAAG TTTGTCTCTACGGAGAGGAAGCTTCTGAAATGGGGAAGACCAGGGAATAGGTTTGAGAGACTTACAGGGATTCACCCTGCAGACAGGAATCTCCTGTTCCGTGGCCTTGGGTTACGGATGGCTCGCAGTGGGATTGCATCATTCATCATGGTGGGAAGTTATTTCTTGACTGTGGATCGTCTTGCTTGA
- the LOC109946479 gene encoding auxin-responsive protein IAA21-like — translation MSDNQTEHMSDHLSEQTSIFGLRLWIVLGVCVGAAFVLVLFVISLWLASKRSKNKTLQKPTIPIVSKEIQEIRVDHVRTQVQAYPYPEPDPIPRIERQALLTPTEDESPARYQKVHIETQIASTLSLSLSLCQPQLQNQKHLEATKAFHVQETPIPLLRVKSLGVESNGKTQQLCASAQAKKEVASVLQSPKPVLEKKTQVSEHASAPAAKAQVVGWPPIRSFRKNSMASNLAKNNDDAEGKQGSGCLWDAETMVLLIWTDPW, via the coding sequence ATGTCTGATAACCAAACAGAGCACATGAGCGACCACCTCTCGGAGCAGACCTCAATTTTTGGTCTTCGTTTGTGGATCGTTCTTGGGGTTTGCGTTGGAGCTGCTTTTGTGCTCGTTTTGTTTGTCATTTCCCTCTGGTTGGCCTCCAAGCGatccaagaacaaaactttACAAAAACCCACAATCCCAATTGTCTCCAAAGAGATCCAGGAGATCAGAGTCGACCATGTTCGGACCCAAGTCCAAGCTTACCCATATCCTGAACCCGACCCAATTCCCAGAATCGAAAGGCAAGCCTTGCTGACGCCTACAGAGGATGAGAGCCCAGCTAGGTACCAGAAAGTTCACATTGAAACCCAGATCGCCTcaacgctctctctctctctctctctctgtcagcCACAACTACAGAACCAAAAACATCTTGAGGCCACAAAGGCCTTTCATGTCCAAGAAACTCCCATTCCTTTGCTGAGAGTTAAGTCTCTTGGTGTTGAGAGTAATGGTAAAACCCAACAGTTATGTGCTTCTGCACAAGCCAAGAAAGAGGTTGCTTCTGTTCTTCAATCACCAAAGCCAGTCCTGGAGAAGAAGACTCAGGTCTCTGAGCATGCTAGTGCTCCTGCTGCCAAGGCACAGGTGGTAGGATGGCCCCCGATTCGATCATTTCGGAAAAACTCCATGGCCTCTAATTTGGCAAAGAACAATGATGATGCTGAGGGCAAACAAGGGTCTGGGTGCCTTTGGGATGCTGAAACGATGGTGCTCCTTATCTGGACAGACCCATGGTGA
- the LOC18792480 gene encoding proteinaceous RNase P 1, chloroplastic/mitochondrial has translation MVGALARTPPLFSSFIKIPLPLISRNSRCIFRTIIHFPKPKLTPTSMDNFSMDKRLHLCTLALSNDSPSRSASAPLVSNKSKKKARRESPEGVLRHKLDMCSRQGHLVEALRIYDEARSRGLPLSLHHYNVLLYLCSSNGGADDDGVGLKRGFEIFRQMVDDKVVPNEATFTSAARLAAAAEDPEMAFHLVKQMKGLGIPPKLRSYGPALFGFCKKGEADRAYEVDAHMVESKVIAEEPEISALLKVSSDSSKGDKVYEMLHRLRISVRQVSESTSGVVEEWFMSEEAANVGMESWDVEKVREGVVRGGGGWHGQGWLGSGNWRVVRTQMDEAGTCSCCGQKLVSIDIDPKETENFATSLNKLASQREVKADFFQFKEWLQKHGPFDAVIDGANVGLINLHNFSFSQLNTLVNRLRQMSPSKRLPLVILHTNRVTGGPAQNPNNKKLLESWKKAGALYATPAGSNDDWYWLYAAVNSKCLLVTNDEMRDHLFQLLGTNFFPRWKEKHQVRMSVSRQGLALHMPPPYSIVIQESEDGRWHVPTTIGDDIETPRQWLCATRATTNTK, from the exons atggtaggCGCTCTCGCCAGAACCCCACCTCTCTTCTCCTCGTTCATCAAAATCCCACTTCCCCTAATCTCCCGCAATTCTCGCTGCATTTTTCGTACAATTATCCACTTCCCGAAACCTAAACTGACCCCAACTTCCATGGACAACTTCTCCATGGACAAAAGGCTCCATCTTTGCACTCTGGCTCTCTCCAATGATTCACCTTCGCGTTCGGCTTCGGCGCCACTGGTTTCCAACAAATCCAAGAAGAAAGCAAGGCGAGAATCGCCGGAGGGGGTACTGAGGCACAAGCTCGACATGTGTTCCAGGCAGGGCCACCTGGTCGAAGCTCTGAGGATTTATGATGAGGCCAGAAGTAGAGGGCTCCCGCTTAGTCTGCACCATTATAATGTTTTGCTTTATTTGTGCTCTTCCAATGGTGgtgctgatgatgatggtgtggGTTTGAAGAggggttttgagatttttcgcCAGATGGTTGATGATAAGGTTGTGCCCAATGAGGCCACGTTTACCAGTGCTGCTAGGCTTGCGGCAGCGGCAGAGGACCCGGAAATGGCCTTTCATTTGGTGAAGCAGATGAAGGGTCTTGGGATTCCGCCCAAGTTGAGGTCCTACGGCCCGGCATTGTTTGGGTTCTGTAAGAAGGGGGAGGCTGATAGAGCTTATGAAGTTGATGCCCACATGGTAGAATCTAAGGTCATCGCTGAGGAGCCTGAGATTTCTGCTTTGTTAAAAGTTAGTTCTGATTCTAGCAAGGGTGACAAGGTTTATGAGATGTTGCACCGGTTGCGGATTTCCGTGAGGCAGGTCTCCGAGTCGACTTCTGGGGTGGTGGAGGAGTGGTTTATGTCGGAGGAGGCGGCTAATGTTGGGATGGAGAGTTGGGATGTGGAGAAGGTGAGGGAAGGGGTTGTGAGAGGAGGTGGTGGGTGGCATGGGCAAGGGTGGTTGGGGAGTGGGAATTGGAGGGTGGTTAGGACTCAGATGGATGAAGCAGGGACATGCTCTTGTTGCGGCCAAAAGCTTGTTTCTATCGATATTGATCCAAAAGAAACTGAGAATTTTGCTACCTCTTTGAACAAATTGGCTAGCCAAAGGGAGGTTAAGGCTGATTTTTTTCAGTTCAAG GAGTGGCTTCAGAAGCATGGTCCATTTGATGCTGTTATAGATGGTGCCAATGTGGGTCTTATCAATCTACATAATTTCAGCTTTTCCCAG CTCAATACTCTGGTGAACCGGTTACGCCAAATGAGCCCGTCAAAGAGATTGCCACTTGTTATATTACACACAAATCGTGTAACTGGTGGCCCTGCTCAGAATCCTAATAACAAGAAATTGTTAGAGAGTTGGAAAAAGGCTGGTGCACTTTATGCTACCCCTGCTGGTTCAAATGATGATTG GTACTGGTTATATGCTGCTGTTAATTCCAAGTGTTTGCTGGTGACAAACGATGAGATGAGAGACCACTTGTTCCAACTTCTAGGGACTAACTTTTTCCCAAGATGGAAGGAAAAACATCAG GTTCGAATGTCAGTCTCGAGGCAGGGACTTGCCCTTCACATGCCACCCCCATATTCAATTGTAATTCAG GAGTCGGAGGATGGGCGGTGGCACGTGCCAACAACCATAGGTGATGACATTGAGACCCCAAGGCAGTGGCTGTGTGCCACCAGAGCCACAACAAATACCAAATAG
- the LOC18792085 gene encoding LRR receptor-like serine/threonine-protein kinase RPK2 produces the protein MRCHLLSKTVLLVNVFCLLCCCVFSSVSGEALFSEKSILLEIKSSFPDLHGVLSSWSSNSSDHYCSWLGVSCDSKSRVVSLRITGIDGKGGNFQALSCSETLKLQFPFNGFGVWRTSSRSSGNLAGKLSPWVGKLTELRVLSLPYNELNGEIPKVVWGLEKLEVLDLEGNLLTGKLPNRFSGLRKLRVLNIGFNRIGGEVPFSLSRCMNLEVLHLAGNEVSGTIPGFFGSFPKLRGLYLSQNRLNGSIPSKFGHNCRNLEQLDVSGNSLVGRIPASLGNCGRLQTLLLFSNMLDGVIPRELGRIQRLEVLDVSRNSLSGPIPFELGQCVNLSVLVLSTRFNPLTSHQNTNEDSSVERSSGREDDYNYYEGSIPEEITTLPNLKIVWAPRATLEGQLPSNWGGCGNLEIVNLAQNLFSGEVVGVFERCKKLHYLNLGSNKLSGKIDEKLPVPCMTVFNVSGNLMSGPIPEFSYRVCPQVPPNSDLVQVHNPSVAYQLLFACRTQLDTHLPLFGASFTMIHDFSGNNFIGPIQYLPLALEGLGKRTVYAFLAGGNKLTGSFPESLLGQCDGLHGMIINVSNNRISGRIPFKVGVMCRSLRFLDVSDNLLSGSIPPDLGYWKSLVFLDLSRNRLQGQIPEDISHLNYLKYLSLANNNLTGAIPASFVRLQSLEVLKLSSNSLSGDIPQGLVNLKNITVFLLDDNKLSGHIPSGMTKARSLSTFNASFNNLSGSFPFNNSVMNCSGVLGNPFLNPCPIVSLTAPSTDQPDSSGNSQYHPDSSSETVGDEDNSGLNSIEIASIVSASAVVLVLLSLVILFFYTRKWIPDSRVQGFEYKEMTVFTDIGAPLTFENIVQATANFNASNYIGSGGFGATYKAEISPGTVVAVKRLAVGRFHGVQQFHAEIKTLGRVRHPNLVTLIGYHASETEMLLIYNYLPGGNLENFIKERSRRPFNWNILHKIALDIAHALAYLHDECIPRVLHRDVKPSNILLDDEYNAYLSDFGLSRLLGTSETHATTGVAGTFGYVAPEYAMTCRVSEKADVYSYGVVLLELISDKEALDPSFSSHGHGFNIVSWACMLLRMGRAKEVFMEGLWDAGPQDDLVEMLYLAVTCTVETLSIRPTMKQVVRRLKRIQPISG, from the coding sequence ATGAGATGCCATCTGCTCTCCAAGACCGTGCTTTTAGTCAACGTCTTCTGCTTACTGTGTTGCTGCGTTTTCTCTTCCGTTTCCGGGGAAGCGCTGTTTTCCGAGAAATCGATTTTGCTTGAGATCAAGAGCTCATTTCCAGACCTACATGGGGTTCTCTCCAGTTGGAGCTCAAACAGCTCCGACCACTACTGTTCGTGGCTTGGGGTCTCCTGCGACTCCAAATCCAGGGTCGTCTCGCTCAGAATCACGGGCATTGATGGAAAAGGAGGTAATTTTCAAGCTCTTTCTTGCTCTGAGACTTTGAAACTTCAATTTCCGTTTAATGGGTTTGGGGTGTGGAGGACTAGTTCACGTAGTAGTGGAAATTTAGCTGGAAAGCTTTCACCTTGGGTTGGAAAGCTCACTGAGCTTAGAGTTTTATCGCTGCCTTACAATGAACTTAATGGCGAAATTCCTAAGGTAGTTTGGGGTTTAGAGAAGCTTGAAGTGCTTGATCTTGAGGGAAATCTGTTGACCGGGAAGTTGCCAAACCGGTTCTCGGGTTTGAGAAAGTTGAGGGTTTTGAATATTGGGTTTAATAGAATTGGCGGCGAGGTTCCTTTTTCGCTTTCCAGATGCATGAATTTGGAGGTTCTGCATTTAGCTGGTAATGAAGTGAGTGGAACCATTCCTGGCTTCTTTGGTAGTTTTCCAAAGCTGCGAGGGCTTTATTTGTCTCAAAATAGGTTAAATGGGTCTATACCATCTAAATTTGGACATAATTGTCGGAATCTTGAACAGCTTGATGTGTCAGGGAATTCCCTTGTTGGAAGGATTCCAGCTAGTTTGGGAAATTGTGGGCGGTTACAgactcttttgttgttttcgAATATGTTGGATGGTGTCATTCCCCGAGAACTTGGTCGGATTCAAAGGCTTGAAGTTCTAGATGTTTCTAGGAATAGCCTTAGCGGTCCAATCCCCTTTGAGCTCGGACAGTGTGTCAATTTGTCTGTTCTTGTCCTATCAACTCGTTTTAATCCGTTGACATCCCATCAGAATACCAATGAAGATTCATCAGTTGAAAGATCTAGTGGTCGGGAGGACGATTACAATTACTATGAAGGCTCCATTCCGGAGGAAATTACAACCCTGccaaatttgaaaatagtTTGGGCCCCAAGGGCAACCCTTGAAGGCCAGCTTCCAAGCAATTGGGGTGGTTGTGGGAACTTGGAAATTGTGAACTTAGCTCAGAACCTTTTCAGTGGAGAAGTTGTTGGAGTATTTGAAAGATGCAAGAAGCTGCATTATCTGAATTTGGGCTCAAATAAGCtgagtgggaagattgatgaGAAGCTTCCAGTTCCTTGTATGACCGTTTTCAATGTTAGTGGGAACCTCATGTCTGGACCTATCCCCGAGTTTAGTTACAGAGTGTGCCCCCAGGTGCCCCCAAATTCAGATCTTGTCCAAGTCCACAATCCATCAGTTGCATATCAATTGCTCTTTGCTTGCAGAACCCAGCTTGACACCCATTTACCACTTTTCGGTGCTAGTTTCACAATGATTCACGATTTTAGTGGTAACAACTTCATTGGTCCAATCCAATACCTCCCTCTCGCATTGGAGGGATTGGGGAAGCGGACTGTTTATGCATTTCTTGCTGGCGGGAACAAACTCACTGGATCATTTCCTGAAAGCTTACTAGGACAATGTGATGGATTACATGGAATGATTATCAATGTTAGTAACAATAGGATATCAGGTCGCATTCCTTTTAAGGTTGGAGTGATGTGCAGATCTCTTAGATTCCTGGATGTCTCTGATAATCTATTATCTGGGTCAATACCTCCAGATCTTGGGTATTGGAAATCTCTTGTCTTTCTTGACTTGAGCAGGAACCGGTTGCAGGGTCAAATTCCTGAGGATATCAGTCATTTGAATTATCTTAAGTATCTGTCCCTGGCTAATAACAACCTTACTGGTGCAATTCCTGCTAGTTTTGTGAGGTTACAATCCCTTGAAGTGTTAAAACTATCTTCAAATTCTCTTTCTGGTGATATTCCACAAGGTCTTGTGAACTTGAAAAACATCACTGTTTTTCTGCTTGACGACAATAAACTCTCTGGGCACATCCCTTCAGGAATGACTAAGGCGAGATCACTATCTACATTTAATGCATCCTTCAATAACCTGTCTGGTTCATTTCCATTTAACAATAGTGTGATGAACTGTAGCGGTGTCCTTGGAAACCCTTTCCTTAATCCATGCCCTATTGTTTCACTCACTGCTCCATCAACAGATCAACCAGATAGCTCTGGGAATTCACAATATCACCCTGATTCTTCATCAGAAACTGTTGGTGATGAGGACAATAGTGGATTAAACTCAATTGAGATTGCATCTATAGTATCTGCATCAGCTGTTGTTTTGGTTCTGCTCTCACTTgttatccttttcttttacacTAGAAAATGGATACCAGATTCCAGGGTTCAGGGTTTCGAATATAAAGAAATGACAGTTTTTACAGACATTGGGGCTCCATTGACGTTTGAGAATATTGTTCAAGCAACAGCAAATTTTAATGCCAGCAACTACATCGGGAGTGGAGGATTTGGGGCCACTTACAAAGCCGAAATCAGTCCTGGAACCGTTGTAGCTGTAAAGAGGCTTGCTGTTGGAAGGTTTCATGGTGTTCAACAGTTCCATGCTGAGATTAAGACCCTTGGAAGGGTGAGACACCCCAACCTGGTGACTTTAATAGGTTACCATGCCAGTGAAACTGAGATGTTactcatatataattatttaccAGGAGGcaatttggaaaattttatTAAGGAAAGATCTAGAAGACCTTTTAATTGGAATATTCTCCACAAGATTGCTCTGGATATAGCCCATGCACTTGCTTATCTGCATGATGAGTGTATTCCGCGTGTCCTGCACCGTGATGTCAAGCCAAGTAATATACTGTTAGATGATGAGTACAATGCCTATTTGTCTGACTTTGGATTATCTAGGCTTTTGGGAACTTCTGAAACACATGCAACAACTGGTGTGGCAGGGACTTTTGGTTACGTAGCACCAGAGTATGCTATGACTTGTCGTGTGTCTGAAAAGGCTGATGTTTACAGTTATGGTGTCGTGCTGCTTGAATTGATTTCGGATAAAGAAGCCTTGGacccttcattttcttcacatggccatggtttcaaCATTGTTTCTTGGGCATGCATGCTGTTACGAATGGGTCGGGCTAAGGAGGTCTTCATGGAAGGGCTATGGGATGCCGGACCCCAGGATGATCTGGTTGAGATGCTGTACTTGGCTGTAACGTGCACAGTTGAGACCCTCTCCATTAGGCCTACAATGAAGCAAGTTGTCCGAAGGTTGAAGCGAATCCAACCTATTTCAGGCTAG
- the LOC18789094 gene encoding uncharacterized protein LOC18789094 isoform X2, which translates to MDLEPGSRNSKHSEIVVDGSGGSKHSETSKAPDASDRNSHSTIRPEADANEGDLRVPSRKLISLSSLSSVASDSSLEDLFQVDTNRISTSPHIASLPKHHDHSSLGPASTSRVSDVGHGMSPTESPTVQMMERSGGYDPCRIPSSVFARSKSNKEMEWSVASNESLFSIHLGNNSFSRDHIFLLGDLTKSGELYKSGELFGLSPHPPPIPELEIESNGIEEVRESGAEGMADETVKATARTNAEDHSEGRVPPRNVSFKSHSLSRRSDGSGASTRSFAFPILTDGMKNSMKVTQYTEEKCLEPPAAAKVSTKKVTKSKPTYWCRCFSWCKWGCSCHRHCSSPSCSCCGGCC; encoded by the exons ATGGACTTGGAACCTGGCAGCAGAAACAGTAAGCATTCAGAAATAGTTGTTGATGGAAGTGGAGGCAGTAAGCACTCAGAAACATCAAAGGCTCCTGATGCGAGTGATAGAAATAGCCATTCAACAATACGTCCAGAGGCTGATGCTAATGAAGGTGATCTGCGTGTCCCGTCCAGAAAGCTAATCTCTTTGTCCTCTTTGTCTTCAGTGGCATCAGACTCGTCATTGGAAGATCTCTTCCAAGTGGACACAAATAGAATTTCCACTTCACCACATATTGCTTCCCTCCCTAAACATCATGACCACAGCTCTCTGGGCCCCGCATCAACATCCCGAGTTTCGGATGTTGGGCATGGTATGTCACCGACAGAATCCCCCACAGTCCAAATGATGGAACGGAGTGGAGGATATGATCCTTGCAGGATCCCGTCTTCTGTGTTTGCAAGAAGTAAATCCAACAAAGAAATGGAATGGAGTGTTGCTTCCAATGAGTCATTGTTTAGCATTCATTTAGGCAACAATAGCTTTTCCAGAGACCATATATTTTTGCTGGGTGATTTGACTAAGTCTGGGGAACTATATAAATCAGGCGAGTTGTTTGGGCTCAGTCCACACCCTCCTCCAATTCCTGAGCTAGAAATTGAAAGCAATGGGATTGAAGAGGTGAGGGAATCTGGAGCTGAAGGAATGGCAGATGAGACCGTCAAGGCCACTGCAAGAACAAATGCCGAAGATCATAGTGAGGGAAGAGTACCACCTCGAAATGTATCCTTCAAATCCCATAGCCTCTCCCGCCGTTCCGATGGGAGTGGAGCTAGCACACGCTCTTTTGCCTTCCCAAT ATTGACAGATGGGATGAAAAATTCTATGAAGGTTACACAGTATACCGAAGAGAAGTGTCTGGAGCCACCAGCAGCGGCCAAAGTATCGACTAAAAAAGTAAccaaatcaaaacccacctATTGGTGTCGTTGCTTTTCTTGGTGCAAGTGGGGTTGTTCTTGTCATCGTCACTGTTCTAGtccttcttgttcttgttgtggtggttgttgttga
- the LOC18790629 gene encoding magnesium transporter MRS2-5 encodes MEGSRTPLLPSDLPESTSSNNTGSANFHAHGIRGWSGIQGLKKRGHGSRSWIQIDPLGNTSVVELDKATIMRHCSLPARDLRLLDPLFIYPSTILGREKAIVVSLEQIRCIITADEVILMNSLDGCVVQYKSELCKRLQSNKDQSDDLPFEFRALELALELTCSSLDAQVKELAMEIYPVLDELALSINTLNLERVRRLKGHLLAVTQRVQKVRDEIEHLMDDDGDMAEMYLTEKKQRSEGYPLSDLGFQTDTSSMERVGSKSAPVSPVGSISGAQKLQRAFSSIVSSSRPSLMSSSNSGENIEQLEMLLEAYFVVIDHTLSEVLSLKEYIDDTEDLINFKLGNVQNHLIQFELLLTAATFVATIFAAVTAVFGMNFPDSIFDNPSTFSWVLIICGVACGFLYFSFLLYFRYKRIFPL; translated from the exons ATGGAAGGATCACGAACCCCTTTACTTCCGTCTGATCTTCCAGAATCGACCTCCTCTAATAATACTGGGAGTGCGAATTTTCATGCACATGGAATTCGTGGGTGGTCCGGTATTCAGGGACTGAAGAAGAGAGGTCATGGAAGTCGTTCATGGATACAGATTGATCCACTTGGGAACACAAGCGTTGTGGAGCTTGACAAGGCTACTATAATGAGACATTGTTCTTTGCCTGCCAGAGATCTCCGACTTTTGGATCCTTTGTTCATTTACCCTTCTACAATATTAGGAAGGGAGAAAGCTATTGTTGTTAGTCTTGAACAGATCAGGTGTATAATCACAGCTGATGAGGTTATCCTGATGAATTCTCTGGATGGATGTGTTGTTCAGTACAAGTCTGAATTGTGCAAACGCCTACAGTCAAACAAAGATCAATCTG ATGACTTGCCTTTCGAGTTTAGAGCATTGGAGCTGGCTTTGGAACTAACCTGCTCGTCTCTAGATGCCCAG GTAAAAGAACTGGCAATGGAGATATACCCTGTGCTGGATGAACTAGCATTATCTATAAACACTCTTAATCTAGAGCGCGTGCGTAGACTCAAAGGGCACCTCCTTGCCGTGACGCAACGAGTTCAGAAG GTTCGTGATGAAATAGAACATCTCATGGATGATGACGGTGACATGGCCGAGATGTACCTAACTGAGAAGAAACAAAGGTCAGAGGGTTATCCCCTAAGTGACCTTGGTTTTCAAACTGACACCTCAAGTATGGAAAGAGTGGGCTCAAAATCTGCTCCTGTTTCTCCAGTGGGGTCAATCAGTGGAGCACAGAAATTGCAAAGGGCTTTTAGCAGTATTGTGAGTTCAAGCAGACCCAGCTTAATGAGTTCATCTAATAGTGGAGAAAACATTGAACAACTGGAAATGCTGCTTGAAGCATACTTTGTTGTCATTGACCATACTCTCAGCGAGGTGTTATCG CTAAAAGAATACATTGATGATACTGAAGATTTGATTAACTTTAAACTG GGCAATGTTCAGAACCATCTGATACAATTTGAGTTGCTTCTCACAGCAGCTACTTTCGTGGCCACAATTTTTGCTGCAGTTACAGCAGTTTTTGGAATGAATTTTCCCGATTCTATTTTTGATAATCCATCGACATTCAGCTGGGTTCTCATTATTTGTGGTGTTGCCTGTGGGTTCTTGTACTTCTCTTTTCTACTTTATTTTAGGTACAAAAGGATCTTTCCATTGTAA